The Ignavibacteriales bacterium DNA segment AAACAAGATAGAACTTTGGGAGCCAATCGACAACGAGGGCGAAAAGACAACTGAATAGGATTTGAAAGCAGACTGAGATAAAAAAGCCGAACGCATAATAGAGTATTTATTGTATTTGGGCTGATGACGCATTTGGAGTTCTTAACGCTTTTTTGCTGGCTTTGCTAACGGGGGACAAGAAAACGTTTCAAACTCCCAAACACAACAAATACGCAAATCGTTGTTCGTCTTTATGAAATGTGGCGATCTAGTACATTAGCATCTTATATAAAACTTAATAAATTAATGAATTCAAACAAAAAGACATCAAGAATTATATTTTTATTTTGGGTACTATATGCTGTACCCGCTATTTTTAGTCTGCAGTATGTCCAACCCAAATTGATTGTACTTGGAGATGCCGTAGCGACATCAAATAACATTATTGGTCATGAGTTTTTATTTCGTATGGGGATTGTGAGTCATCTTTTAGCACAAATCTTTTTGTTGTTTTTTGGGATGACTGTTTTTCACCTTTTTAAAGGAGTTAATAAAACATGGGCAGCCATATTTTGGACATCAATATTGATGACTGTTGCCATAACTTTTATCAATACACTTAACTTTGTCGGTCCTCTCATCGTACTCAGCAAGGCTGATTACTTGAATGTATTTCAACAAGATCAACTTCATGCATTTGTAATGATATTCCTCAGACTAAGCAACTTTGGACAAGCACTATATGAAGTATTTTGGGGAATGTATCTTTTTGCATTTGGATTGCTCATCATAAAATCAAGTTACATTCCAAGATTTCTGGGTGTATTGCTTATCATCGGAAGTATAGGCTTTCCGATAAATACTTTTACAAAGTTACTTATCCCGGAATTTTATCCAGCGCTATTTACACAAATGACGATGTTTTTTAGTGGTCTTGGGGTACTCCCGACCCTCTTTTGGATTTTGATTGTAGGTTTAAAAATTAATACGCAAACAATTGACAAACAATAACGAACGCATAACAGCGGTTTAGCAAAAGTGGCGGCTCTGTGCTTAGAACAGTTTTGTGGTTACATAAAATGCAGTTCTCCGAATGAAAAATTGAGCTGAAAGGCCCGCCCACCGCAAATCTGCAAAACATTAGCTGTAAGTATACGAGACAATATAACTTTCAGTGGACAGAAAATGAAAAAAAATTATTTAACGACCAGACTTATACTAAATGAATTAAGTTTGAATGATGAACAATTTATAATGGAGTTAGTAAACACGCCAGAATGGATAAAATTTATTGGTGATAGAAATATCAGAACGCAAGAGGACGCAAGAGTTTATATTCAAAAAATAATTGATAATTCAGCTGTTAATTATTGGATCGTAAAACTACAAGAGCAAAATATACCAATCGGTATAATAACTTTTATCAAACGCGATTACTTAGAACATTACGATATTGGTTTTGCCTTTCTTTCAAAATTTACTAAAAAAGGTTATGCATATGAGGCTACCACAACTGTATTAAATGATATAATAAACGACCTTACTCATACACACATTCTTGCTACAACAGTACAAGAAAACATAGATTCAATAAAACTTTTAGAAAAATTGGGATTTCGATTTGAAAAAGAAATTGAAGACGGAAACGATTTATTGTTGGTCTATTCTATTTCAGTTGACAAACTATTAATTAATCAGGTAACACATAACTTTTTTAACTTATTTACAAATGCAAGTCAACAGAAACCTATTTTGGAAAAAATTCAGAATATATGTTTACCTGAAACTATTATTATTAAAAAGAGTAAAGACAAAGAGGATATTCTCAATATAAACGCATTTATTGAACCAAGAAAAAAAATTCTTTCAGATGGGACACTTACGGAATTTGAGGAATATGAAATATTTGAAGAAACAAGAGTGGTCGCTAATATAGCGCAGCGTTTTTCTAAATATCAAAAGAAAGGATACTTGAATGGAAATTATTTTGAGGAAAAGGCAATAAACTATTTCAGTATATCAAGACAAACAAAGGTTGGAAAATAGTCTCTGTTAACTGGGAAGACGAAAATATTTAAAATCATATCTAGGATACTCTAAATGAATACAGTATCAACACGTGACCGAATCGGTTCTTTTTTGAATCACAACAAGATCATCGTAGTAATCGAACTTGTGGTTATATTGGGACTCGCATTGGCTTCCTCAAGTCCGACTGGTATCGTTCCGATCGTATGTGTGATTGGATTTTCCTTTTGGGTGCGAAAGGTTGCTTGGCGCGACATCGGGTTTGTCCGCCCAAAAAACCTTCCTATCATCGTCCTATTGGGTGTAATCTTCGGTATTGGATTGCAGATTCTTGATAATTATTACTT contains these protein-coding regions:
- a CDS encoding DUF4386 domain-containing protein gives rise to the protein MNSNKKTSRIIFLFWVLYAVPAIFSLQYVQPKLIVLGDAVATSNNIIGHEFLFRMGIVSHLLAQIFLLFFGMTVFHLFKGVNKTWAAIFWTSILMTVAITFINTLNFVGPLIVLSKADYLNVFQQDQLHAFVMIFLRLSNFGQALYEVFWGMYLFAFGLLIIKSSYIPRFLGVLLIIGSIGFPINTFTKLLIPEFYPALFTQMTMFFSGLGVLPTLFWILIVGLKINTQTIDKQ
- a CDS encoding GNAT family N-acetyltransferase, with translation MKKNYLTTRLILNELSLNDEQFIMELVNTPEWIKFIGDRNIRTQEDARVYIQKIIDNSAVNYWIVKLQEQNIPIGIITFIKRDYLEHYDIGFAFLSKFTKKGYAYEATTTVLNDIINDLTHTHILATTVQENIDSIKLLEKLGFRFEKEIEDGNDLLLVYSISVDKLLINQVTHNFFNLFTNASQQKPILEKIQNICLPETIIIKKSKDKEDILNINAFIEPRKKILSDGTLTEFEEYEIFEETRVVANIAQRFSKYQKKGYLNGNYFEEKAINYFSISRQTKVGK